In Pseudomonadota bacterium, the sequence TCGAAGCGGTGCCCGCTCGGCCGGACGGAGACGGTAAATGCCACGCGGCGGACGGTCAGTGCGAGAGATCCGCACCGCCCCGCGTGATCACGGCTGACTCCTCGTACTGTTGAGCCAGCGCAACACCGGTTCCCACTGCTCTCGGTCCGGCAGGGTCGCGGAGCGGGCGAATTCGAAGATGCTCAACCCGCGCTCGGCGGCATGCACGTAGTTCTGGCTGGCGCGCAACACGGTGAGGAACGGCAACTTGTGGCCGTCGGGCAGCTTCAGCGACTGGAGATACCCGGACAGGCTCACGGCCGCGAGCGTGTGGTCGCGGACCCGGTTGGCCACGGTGCAGAGCTTGACCTCCTGATTGACTACGCGCCGCAACTCCATCATCTCTGCGACGAAGCGGGCCGCGTGGCGCATATCGATCGGTGACGGCAGTACCGGGATGATGACCGACTGTGCACGGCGCAGGAGATCCCCCAGCACCCGGTGGTCATGGATGGCGGCCGGCGAGTCGATGATCACATAGTCCGTGTGCTTGGGGACCCTGAGCGGTTCCTCCCAGGCCGCCACCGCCCGGATCGGGGGATGATCGGCCGGTCGCCCCGCCACCCAGTCCATGCTCGACCCCTGCGGGTCGAAATCGGCCAGCACCACCGACTTCCCGCGCTCGGCGTAATAGCCGGCGAGGGTGGTCACTAAGGTCGATTTGCCACAGCCACCTTTCGGGTTCAGCACCAGTATCGAGCGCATCGCCGGGTCCTCCCTGTTTTTCCGCCCATTATAGCCACAGGGACCGTCCGGGTCATACGCCGGCGATTAGCGGCGTTTGGAGGACTTCGTGCGACGCGGCAGGAAGACCAGCGTACGGGTGGTGCCTTCAGCATCGCCGCGCGACGACCCCTCACACCCGTGGCAGGCGGTCCCGCCGGTCCCCGGCCGACGGCGCCGATACCGCCGTGCATAAAAGAAGACGCCGACGATGGCGGCGACCAATGCCAGGGCCAGATACTCTTGTGTCGCAGGGTCCATCGAGCCCAACTACGTAAGGAAGCGGCCGGCCTCGACCGACACGAGGGCGCCCAGATACCCGAGACCCGTCATATAGACCCAGGCGAACCCGGCCCAGCGCCAGGAGTTGGTCTCGCGCCGGATCACGGCCACGGTGGCCGTACACTGGAGGCAGAAGGCATAGAACAGCATGAGCCCGACCGCCACCGATACCGAGAACACCTTGCGCCCGTCCGGCCAGGCCGATCCTTGGAGGCGCTGGATCAACCCGGCGTCCTCTGCTTCGACCTCGGCGCCCACGGCATAGATCGTCCCCAGGACCGCGATCACCACCTCGCGGGCCGGGAAAGAAGCGATCACCGCGGCCGTCACCTTCCAGTCCCATCCGAGCGGCGAGAACACGGGTTCGATCACCCTTCCCAGGCGCCCCAGCGCGCTCTGCTCCAGGTACGCCGCGGATTCCTGCCGGTCCAGCTCCGCCAGGCGCCGCTCCAGGGGGTCCCCAGCCAGGCTCTCTTCTGCCACACCGCGCTCGGTTTGGAAACCTGCGTGCAGCGCCGGAGGATGCGGGAAATAGACGAGCGCCCAGATCACCACGGACACGGTCAAGATGATGGTGCCGGCGCGCGTCAGGAACACCTTGAGCCGTTCGGCGAGCTTGATCGCGACGGAGCGCAGTTGCGGCAGGCGATACGGCGGCAGCTCCATGAGGAAGCTCGGGGTCGGGCCGCGCAAGAGCGTCCTCTTCATGAGCCAGGCCGTACCGACGCCACCGGCGATCCCGAGCAGGTAGAGCCCCAGCAACACCAGCCCCTGGAGGTTCAAGAGCCCATAGGCATAGTGCGTGGGGGGCACGAAGGCGGAGATCAAGAGGGTGTACACCGGCAGACGCGCCGAGCAGGTCATGAACGGCGCCGCCAGGATGGTGGCCAGGCGATCGCGGGGATTGGGGATGACGCGGGTCGCCATGATCCCGGGCACGGCACAGGCGAAGCTGGACAACATAGGGATAAAGGACTGGCCGGACAGACCGCACAGGCGCATGAGACGATCGACCAGAAACGCCGCACGCGCCATGTAGCCCGTGTCCTCCAGGAAGATGATCAAGGCCGAGAGGATGGCGATCTGCGGCAGAAACACCACGACACTCCCGACCCCGGCGATGACCCCATCGACGAGCAGGCTCGCCACGGCGCCCTCCGGCAGGCGCTCGGCGAGGAGCGCGCCCGCGGTGCGGGTGGCCTCATCGATGAGGTCCATGAGCGGTTGCGCCCAGAAGAACACCGACTGGAACACGGCTGCCATCAAGAGGAGAAACGCCAGGCTGCCGGCCACGGGGTGGTTGAGCACCCGGTCCAACCGGTCGCTCTGGGTCGGGCCCCTCGGCACCCGGCGCTCCACCGCCGCCACCACGTGGTTGATCCAGTGGTAGCGCCGGCGCGTCTCCAGCGCCGCGACCGATCCCTCCGCCGCGAGTCCTGTCCGGACCCCGCGAAGCAGCGCCAGGGTCGAAGCGCCGTGCTCGCGACACAGACGCGTCTCCGCGTACCCGCCTTCATCGATGAGTGCTCGCTCGACCTCATAGGCAGCCACCACCCGGCCCGCCTCCCGCAAATCCTCACACAGAGCTTGTGCCGCCGCCTGTAGCTCGGGTGCCACGATCAGCGACTCGCGGTCCCGGCTCTCCAAGGCCACACCGAGGACGTGCCGCAGGGTATCGATGCCCTCCCCGCGCGACGCCACCAGCGGGACCACCGGGACGCCGAGGCGCGCTGCCAGTCGCTCGACGTCGATCGCGATCCCTTTGCTACGCGCCAGATCCATCATGTTGAGGGCGATGACCACGGGTCTATCGAGCTCCAGGACCTGGCTGGCCAGGTACAGGTTGCGCCTTAGGTTCGAGGCATCCATGACCACCAGGACCACCGCGGGCCGGCCGAGCTCGGGGATGCGCCCGAGGAGCACATCGACGGCCACCATCTCATCGGGGGACTGCGCGGCCAACGAATAGGTCCCCGGCAAATCGACGAGCTCGGCATCGCCGCCCGCGAGGCGCAGCGTCCCGGCGTGACGCTCGACCGTGACGCCCGGATAGTTCGCGACCTTCTGGCGCAGCCCGGTCAGGGCGTTAAAGACCGTGCTCTTGCCGGCATTGGGGTTGCCGATGGCGACCACCACTTTTTTATTTATATAACTTCTGGGCCCGCCCTCGCGCGCGGCCATGACACGAGGAGGCTCCGGCGACACGCGGCCGGGCTCGGCAGGGTTCACGCCACCTCCGACACGAGCACGACCCGCGCCTCACTGCGACGCAGGGACAAGGCGTAGCCGAGGATCTCGATCT encodes:
- a CDS encoding ParA family protein, translated to MRSILVLNPKGGCGKSTLVTTLAGYYAERGKSVVLADFDPQGSSMDWVAGRPADHPPIRAVAAWEEPLRVPKHTDYVIIDSPAAIHDHRVLGDLLRRAQSVIIPVLPSPIDMRHAARFVAEMMELRRVVNQEVKLCTVANRVRDHTLAAVSLSGYLQSLKLPDGHKLPFLTVLRASQNYVHAAERGLSIFEFARSATLPDREQWEPVLRWLNSTRSQP
- the feoB gene encoding ferrous iron transport protein B yields the protein MNPAEPGRVSPEPPRVMAAREGGPRSYINKKVVVAIGNPNAGKSTVFNALTGLRQKVANYPGVTVERHAGTLRLAGGDAELVDLPGTYSLAAQSPDEMVAVDVLLGRIPELGRPAVVLVVMDASNLRRNLYLASQVLELDRPVVIALNMMDLARSKGIAIDVERLAARLGVPVVPLVASRGEGIDTLRHVLGVALESRDRESLIVAPELQAAAQALCEDLREAGRVVAAYEVERALIDEGGYAETRLCREHGASTLALLRGVRTGLAAEGSVAALETRRRYHWINHVVAAVERRVPRGPTQSDRLDRVLNHPVAGSLAFLLLMAAVFQSVFFWAQPLMDLIDEATRTAGALLAERLPEGAVASLLVDGVIAGVGSVVVFLPQIAILSALIIFLEDTGYMARAAFLVDRLMRLCGLSGQSFIPMLSSFACAVPGIMATRVIPNPRDRLATILAAPFMTCSARLPVYTLLISAFVPPTHYAYGLLNLQGLVLLGLYLLGIAGGVGTAWLMKRTLLRGPTPSFLMELPPYRLPQLRSVAIKLAERLKVFLTRAGTIILTVSVVIWALVYFPHPPALHAGFQTERGVAEESLAGDPLERRLAELDRQESAAYLEQSALGRLGRVIEPVFSPLGWDWKVTAAVIASFPAREVVIAVLGTIYAVGAEVEAEDAGLIQRLQGSAWPDGRKVFSVSVAVGLMLFYAFCLQCTATVAVIRRETNSWRWAGFAWVYMTGLGYLGALVSVEAGRFLT